Part of the Methanobacteriaceae archaeon genome, GGCTTTTACCATAAGGATAAACCACCCTTTCACAGTAGATATTATCATAATGGTTCAGGTAATCGTAGATAATGTGAAAACCCATCGAGGACATGGCACTGCGGTAGAGATTGGGATAACACGAGGCAAAACGCATTTCCACCTTAAGGGGATCTTTTACCACCACATTATGTTCCAGGAGCATAGTTATTATTATATCTTCTTTTAAATATAATCAGGATATCTAAATAACCTAAAAGATAAACCTTATCCCCATAAAAATAGACCGTAATATGTCTAAACCCGTAATATGTCTAAACTATACAACAGGTTACTATCAAATTAATCCAGATCAGTTAACTTAACTAGATGAATTCGATCTTTAAATTAATTATCCTTACCTGAATGGTCCTTAATTAATATTAAAGCATCCAATATTTCCATGTTTTATAAAAGAATCTATTCAATATTTTTAAATATCTAATGCATTATTCAGGATTAATTATATGAAAAGCAAACAATATGAGAAAGTGGCAGTGGGGGGCACCTTCGACAAATTCCATGAAGGTCACCGATTACTAATTGAAAAGGCATTTGAAATAGGAGATCAGGTGTTGATTGGAGTCACTTCCGATGAATTCGGAGGTTTGAAGGGAGAAATCGAACCATGCAACATACGCATGTCCAACTTAAATGCCCATCTTAAAAATCGATCAAACTACCTCTTATCCCGTCTTGAAGAACCCTACGGTCCCACAGTAGATGATGAATCCATAGATGCCATAGTGGTAAGTCCAGAAACTGAACCTACTGCGCTTAAAATCAACCAGATACGGAAGGAGAAGGGAATGAAACCATTGGATATAGTAACCATTGGCATGGTTTTAGCCCAGGATGGAAAACCAATATCATCTACCAGAATAAGGAAAGGAGAAATTGATCCCCTTGGCAAGATAATCAAAACTAATGCTTGATTGGTTAAAAATTACTACCTTATATAAATTAAATTCATTTAATTAGGTAGTGAAGAATGAGAGATCGGCAGGTATAGGCTGCTACCCGAATAATTTATGATTTGTTACTGGAACATAAATAATTATCAGAAATAAATTTTTCAAATAGTTTTAGAATAATTTTAAGAACCAGGAAGCTACTTAAAATTGATATTGAATAATATGGAAAAGCACTCTTTTTATAGGGGGGATGGTGTTTTTTTTGATTAAAATCAACTCTCGAATCTCTAAAACTAATCAAAAAAGCATTCTATACCTCTTATTATTCGCCTTGCTGGTGATTTACATTACCTACTCCTGTATTCTTATTAGTTTAAATATGGGGCCAATATGGGATACCTATGATTTACTGGCGGATGCAGCATTATTTTCTGGAAAAAGCATAGGTTATTACGACCTCATAAGACCCCCAGTACTGCCAATTCTAACTTCATTATACTTCCTAGTGAATGACCTGGCAATATGGCCCATCATGCTAATAGATGGTGTGATTTTTATTTCAGGCTCCATTGGCCTATATCTGTTATTCAGATTACGCTTTAATGATTTAAACAGTTTCATAGGTGCTTTATTATTTGTTTCATTTCCCATCACCCTCACATTCATTGCCAGAGGTCTTACAGACTTACCCAGCATATCTATTGCCATATGGGGGGGTTTATTCACGGTAATGGCGGTAAAAAAGGATAGTAAATTCTTTTATTTAGCATTCTCTATTTTAACAATTGCCTTTTTCACCCGGTTTTCCACAGCTTTAATGATATTCCCAATAATCCTGTACATTTTAATCAATAAAGATGAGATCAAACCCAAGAAAGATATTCTAACTGGATTTTTAATATCTCTTCTAATTATTTCCTCCTTTGCAATATTTCTCTACCTGAACTTTGCAAACCCCTTCCACGTATTTCTTGATTTTTTCCATAGCAGTTCTTCCTCGCTTGCAAATAATGCCGCTTCTTCCATGGTTTTCTGTTACAACACTGACTTTTTCTATTACGCAAAGATTATCCCACAATGGACCTGGCCAGAAGGATTATTTGTATTAATATTCATTATATTGGGGATAATTTCATTTTCATATGGAAAAATTAAAAATAGAAAGATAATTAAAGAATCTAAGAATGATATAACATATAAAGAAGCTGTATTAACTGCAAAACACGGCAAAATGAAACTTTTTCTCTCTATATTATGGTTTGCACTGTTTGTTTTGACACTGCAATGCGTTCATTACATGATAAGTGAATTACTATTTCTATGTTTTTTATTCTGCCTTTATGAATTACTTAAAAACTTCAAATTCAAAAATTTAGACTTTGATTTCTTATTTTTTTCCTGGTTCATGGCTTTTTTCATATTCCACAGTGTTTATGTGATAAAAGACTTCAGGTACCTCCTGTCAATGACCCCACCAATTGCCTACTTCCTTATGCGAGGATTTACCTTATCAACTTCTCAATTCAAATCCAGTATTAAAAAAAGGAACACGAAACAAATATCTGGCCTGATACTCATAATATTAACATTGGTTTCTATCTTTGCATATTTACCCACCATCCCTGAGGAGAACGTTTATTTAAAGGAAATGAATGAAAATTCCCTAGAACTTAGCGCCTGGCTGGTGAATTATGACCCTGAATATAAAGCAAAGGTCATATATTCTGATTACTGGCCCTACACTGCCTGGGATTTAAAGCGAAATATCAGTAAAATGCCCAGTTTCAGAAACAACCAGGTACTCTACACCGGAGCTCAAGATTACCATTTTACCATAGAGGATATGATAGCATACAACAGCGAATTGGATGCTCATCAAGCGGATTATTACTTCTCACGCCGGGAAGGCTTGAATTTAACCAATTATAAGCTGATCAAACAGTCAGGAGACTTTAAATTGTATGAAAGAATTAAATAATTAAAATGTGTTATTAACATACCTTTCCAGTTCTATCATCCAATCAAGGTTTTTATATAGATTCAATGTTAAGTAATGATTAGAGGAGTATTTATTTAGTTTTAAGGATTTATGAGATAAAAAGGAGTAAATATATGAAGGTTATAGTTGGTTCCAAAAATCCGGTGAAGTTGAAGGCTACCCGGAATGTGCTGGAAAATATTTATTCACAGCTTTCAGTGGAAGCTAAGGATGTTGATTCTGGTGTTCCGGACCAGCCCATAGGATTGGAAATAACTGTTCAGGGGGCTATTAACCGTGCTAAGAATGCATACTCCAGGGAAGTTGACCTTTCAGTGGGAATTGAGTCCGGTTTACTGGAAGTACCCCACAGCATAACTGGTTACCTGGATCTGCAGTGGTGTGCCATCTATGACGGGGATAAATCAACACTGGGAGTTAGTGCTGGTTTTGAATACCCTCCCCTGGTGGTTGAAGAGGTACTCTCTGGTAAAGAAGTGGGTGAAGTTATGGATCAGGTGACTGGTGTAGACCGGTTGGGGCAAAAGAAAGGAGCTGTGAGCCACCTCACCAGGGGACTTCTGGATCGAACAGGCAACACTGAGCAGTGTGTGTTGATGGCTATGATTCCCAGGATGAATGAGGGGGTTTATTTCTAACAAATAACAAATTTTTCCTTTCGATTTACATAAAATCTTCTTAAGGCTCTTCAATAATTAAATAATCAAAAAATGGACGAAAAAACTTCAAATCACAAAACTAAAAAAATTCAGTGTAATAATTAGGTCGTAATAATTAAATTCAGACAACTCACTAATTTTTTAAAAGAAAGTAATTCAAATTTATGTGGTATAAATTTCATAATTTAAATTAATTAATATATAAACTCGTAAAACAGGATTATTAGAAATAAATCTGATAATGAGGGATTATTTGGCTTTGGATCAAAATTTCAGAGAATATGTTAAAAATCATGATTCATTGATTTATAGCTTTACCTTAGTTCTTTTGGTAACGCTCTTAGCATATCATCGGGTACAGATTCAAATTGAAATCGGCCCAATATGGGATACATTTGATTTCCTAGCAAATGCCATGTACTTTGCTGGTCAGGGATTCGGATACTCCGATTTAACCAGACCACCCCTACTTCCATTTTTCACTTCGATATTTTTCCGTTTCTTTGCAGTATCTGAATCTGTAATATTCTATTTAGATGCTTTATTTTTAGTTTTAGGTGCTTATGGGTTTTATTTATTTTTAAGAATGAAATTCAAGGCTCTTGAAAGTTTTCTAGGTAGTTTACTGTTTAGCACCTTTCCCATAGTTCTTTTGTTTACTGGAGTCGGGCTTTCAGACATTCCCAGCGTGTCTTTATCAATCTGGGCATTATACACTACTGTTTTAGCAGTTAAAAATAATCCAAAGTTTTTTTACCTGTCATTTCCCCTGGCAATACTGGCATTTTTAACTCGTTATCCTGCAGGATTCATTATTTTTCCCATATTCTTCTACTTAGCAGTAAACCGTCATGAAATAAACCTGAAGCACTTCCTGGGAGGTGTGTTAGTATCATTGTTACCTGGATTGCTAGTTCTATTGTTCTTTTACCACCAATTTAGCAATCCATTAGAACCTTTTTCTTCATTTTATGCTACCACACAAAAAGCATGGCCCACTAACTACGTATATTACCACCCTGATTCCCTGTATTTCATAAAAAACATTCTATCCTACATAGGGGTTGCAGGGATGACCATAATTTCCATAATAGTTTTAAGCATTTTCGTATGGATAATAACTAACTTTAATCGTATTAAACTAAAATTTAGTAATTTATTCAAGTCCAAAATAATATTTAAGGCAAAATTAAAGATTTCAGCGCTCATTCTGCTCTTTTCGCTATTTATTTTAACCTTTGCAAGTGTAAATTACTTGTTTAGTGAGATTTTATTTCTTTTTCTGTGCATTCTATCATATGATCTATTGAGAAATAGTAATATTCATGATTTGGACTTTCATTTTTTGTTTTTGTCCTGGTTCATGGCATTTTTCATATTCCACAGCGTATACACCATAAAAGATGATCGTTACTTTATCACTATGGCTCCGGCTTTAAGCTATTTTCTAATTGTAGGTTTTAGTGGAATTAAAAAAATATGGGGATTCAAAAACCAAAATAAAAACCTTATATACAATATATTAGTCCTGCTGCTGGTTGTTATGATGTTAATATCAGCAGTAGATTATATGCAGGGAATACTGGATAGTGAATCTCAAAATGCAGAAAAATTAAAGAATATTAAGATGGCCAGTGAATGGCTAAAAGTTAATGATCCTCACTACATTGAGAAAACTATATCCTCTGATGAGTGGCCTTACTTCAGCTGGTATCTGAAGACAAATGTGAGGGCAGTTCAATTATTTAACCATAAAGAGGATTATGAAAACAGTTTGAACTCTGATAATGCTGATTATTTCTTGACAGTAAGGGAAGGGTTAAATTTAACTAATTATAGGTTAATAAAACAGTTTGGGTATATAACCATTTACAAAAGACAGTTATGATAGTTGGGTGCTTTCTATATGAAAACTGAAAAATTTGAGGATAATAACTCCAAAATTGTTTTCCTTTTGCTTTTAATAGTAACTGTCTGTCTGATAACCTATTTTCGTGTTAATATTCAGTTAATTGTGGGTCCTGAGTTTGATGGGTTTGATTTCCTTTCTAATGCTGCTTTATTTGCCGGAAAGTCTATAGGTTATTCAGATATTCTAAGACCGCCTTTTCTACCCTTTTTAACTTCCCTTTACTTCCGTTTTGATGGATTATATTATGGGGCAAGTTCCATAATAGATGGGCTTATATACATTTTTGGTTGCATCGGACTTTACCTGTTCTTAAAAGAACGATTCAATGCAGTTATAAGTTGTGTTGGGTCTTTACTATTTGCCACATTTCCCATAATCATCACCTTTGCAGGAGCAGGTCTTACAGATGTTTCCAGTGTATGCATCACCATATGGGCTGTTTACTTAACTTATCTAGGAGTTAGGAAAAATTCTAAATTCTTTTACTTAGTCCTACCTGTGTTTTTAATGGCTTTTTTAACTCGTTTTAACATGGCTCTGGTTATCTTCCCTATACTTGCCTATATTATAGGAAATCGCAAGGAAATTAAGAATCCTAGAAATATTCTATTAGCCTTTATTTTGGGAATCATGATTTTAGTTCCCCTGTTCATCTTTTTCAGTGCAAAATTTGGAAATGTGTTATATGTTTTTCTGGACTTTTTACGTACTTCCAGTGGTTCTGGCAGTACAATGCACTTCGCATACAACCCTGATTCACTTTATTTTGTTAAAAATATGCCCTATTACATTGGTACCGCATCATGGATTATCATCCTTTTAAGTATATTTGCTTTCTTTGTTCATTCTTACAAAAAAGTTAAACCAGGGTTTTTAGAAAAAATTAAAAGTTTGAAGAAAGGAATTGAGTTAAAATTAATTTTAACTATCGTTTTATTAGCAGTTTTCATTTTAACATTTGGAAAGACGCATTATATGGTAAGTGAAATAATTTTCTTTGCCATTACTATTCTAATCTATGAAACTGTTTCAAATCTGGAAGTTGATCTGGGATGGGATCTCCTCTTCTTTTCATGGTTCATGGCATTTTTCATATTCCAAAGTGTTTACATTGCCAAGGACCACCGATATTTCATAGCCATGGCACCACCAGTGGCTTATTTCCTGACACGAGGACTGAATTTTTTCACCCAGGAATTTGAGTTCAACTATAAAAATAAAAATTTAACCCTGTATATTTTTTCAGCATTTCTGGTGCTGCTCATGCTATCACAGGTAGCCATACAACTTTCAGAGATAGAACATGTTAATCAGAAAAATAAAGTATTCAACCAGGATGTCTCTGATGCCAGTGGATGGTTAAAGGTAAATGACCCAGAATATAAATCTAAAGTGATCTATGCAGATTACTGGCCCTACTTTGGATGGTACCTGCAGACTAATGTAGGGAAAATGCCAATGTTCAGGGACAATCAGAGTTTATACCAGGGTGTGAAGGACTATAACTTCACTGCTGATGATAAAAATGCCTTGAATAATGAACTTAATAGAATTCGTCCTGATTACTATATGTGTGCTTGGGAAGGAATGAACTTCACAAATTACCAAGTCGTGGCCAGATTTGGCTCAGTAACAATATTTAAAAGAGTGCAGTGATAATCAATTGATTAAGTGGTGTTTAAAATAAAAATAGGAGTTATAACTTCTGCTTACCCTGATTTTGAGGATGATCCTCATGGAATATTCGTTCACAGACTCATGCGAGAAATAGCCAAAAAGGGGCATGAAGTGCACGTGCTGGCACCTTACACTGGTGGTGAAACAGATTACCACTTGGAGGGGGTACATGTGGAAAGATTCCACTATTTCTACCCCCGAAGATACCAAAAGCTTTCTGGAAGGTCGGGAATGATCGATAATGTTAAAGAGGGGTTTTTGGTTAAAATTCAAGTATTAACTTACCTCTTTTTCAATGTCTTTTATTCACTAAGGAAACTGAAGAATATGGATATTATACATGTCCAGTGGCCTATCCCCAATGGACTGGGGGCTTTGTTCCTTAAAAAAGTCTATGGAATTCCCTACATTAACACCATCCACGGAGAGGAGGTTCATCTATCTAAACGTTACCATATGCTTTTTGCTCTGCGCTGGCTGGTGAATAATTCCTCTAAAACCATTACCAACAGCACTGCAACCAGGAATTTCTCCATAGAAGCCGGCCTTGATGGGGAAAAGATTGATGTAATACCATTCGGGGTGGAAACAGACTTTTTCAGGCCACTGGAAGTTTACAAAGACCCGGATATATTTCAAATACTTTCAGTTGGATATTTAATTGAAAGGAAAGGATTCGAGTATCTAATACGTGCCATGCCACTGGTTTTAAAGGAACATGAAAATGTCCGATTAAAAATAGTGGGATCCGGGCCACTGGAATCAAAATTGAAATCACTGATCTATGAACTGGAGCTTGCAGATAAGGTGGAAATTGTTAAGAATGTTTCTGATGAAGAACTATTAATGATTTACAATTCCGCAGACCTTTTTGTCTTACCTTCCATTGTGGATTCACAGGGGAACACGGAAGGGTTAGGTGTGGTTTTATTAGAAGCTATGGCTTGTGGGTTGCCGGTTATTGGGTCGGATGTAGGGGGGATTTCTGATATTATTGAAAATGGGAAAAATGGTTTTCTGGTGAAAGAAAAAGATATTACTGCATTAAGTTACTGCATTATAAAAATTATCAATGATAAAGGGATTTTAAGTTGTCTTTCAAATAATGGTTACAAATCAGTGAAAAATAAGTTTAGTTGGAATAAAATTGCTAATTATTATCAGAATATTTATTTAAATATCCTAAGGTAACCCAAGGTCTGCATATGTTTAATTACATTAGAAAAATTTTCAGTAATGATGATTACAAGAGAATTATAGATAATATTATTTCATTGTTTGGTTTGCAGGGGTTTAATTATCTTATGCCTTTAATCACTTTCCCCTATTTAACTCGAGTTTTAGGGCCAGATAATTATGGTCTTTTAGCATTTGCACTAGCTTTTATTGGTTACTTCCAAATTTTAACTGATTATGGGTTTAACCTATCAGCTACAAGGGCAATTTCTATAAATCGAAATGATAATTCCAAAGTTTCAGAGATATATAGCTCTGTAATGGTTTCAAAAGCTATTTTAATGATTATAAGTTTTTGTCTTATGACTTTTATTGTTTCTAGTTTTGATAAGTTTCGAAATGATTGGTTATTGTATTTCTTTACATTTGGTCTTGTTTTTGGTAATTTGCTTTTACCTACTTGGTTTTTTCAAGGGATGGAGAAGATGAGATACATCAGTATCTTAAATATTTGTATTGGGTTGATTTACACAATATTCCTATTCATTTTTGTGCGAAATAAATCTGATTACATCTATGTCCCGTTAATAAATTCTATGGGCACCATAATTGTGGGGTTATATGCATTGAGTCTCGTTCATAGAGAATTCAATATAAAATTTTGCAAACCTTCTATGGAAAGTATTAAAAACCAACTTAAAGATGGTTGGCATTTATTCATTTCCAATATGGCTATAAGTCTTTATACCACGTCTAACCGTTTCATTTTAGGGTTTTTTGTAAGTAACTATATTCTAGGATATTATGCAGTGGCTGAAACAATTGTCAAGGCATTACAGGGCTTGATATCACCAATAAGTCAAGCTATTTATCCATATATTTCTAAACTTCAATCAGAAAACAAACAAAAAGCAATAAAACAATTTAAGAAAATTTTAATGTTAATTGGATTATTATCTTTTTTAATTTCGGTTCTTCTTGTCTTCTGCTCACCTTTATTGGTAGAACTTTTGGCAGGCAGTGCATACACATCAAGCATACCTCTATTACAAGTAATGGTTTTCATTGTCTTTGCGGTAGGAGTGAACAATATATTGGGGATACAGGGACTGGTAGCATTTGGTTATCAAAAGAAATTCACAAAAATTGTGATATTTACAGGAATTATTCACATATTCCTATTAATATTTTTGATAGTTATACTAGGAGCTATGGGTGCTGCTATTACTGTTGTAATCACTGAACTCATTATCTGTCTATTAATGTATCTTTCATTAAGAAGATTAAAAATATTATAGATTGTTTTATTGTTATTTTTGATTTTTTACCTATTTGCAATTATTATATGCTCATCATCTTTAGAAACCTTTTTTTTTTGATTATTTATTTGTTTTGTTCTAGGAATAAATCTAATCAGCTGGAGAAGAATATTTTAAATAATAAGTATTTAATTATGGTGAGATAACTGGATCTGACTTGGAGCACTATTTTTATATCGAATAAGGTCTTTTCAATGTGCTTTTTCAAAGTGGATCTTATTTTGTAGTGTTTTCCTTAAACACTACTTCGACATTAAATAATAAGTTCAATCCATCTTTCGACAATTACGGTTATTTGCAGAGAATAAACAATTAAATCTTTTTTTTTAACATTATTAATAATTTAAAAGGTTTTTAAGAAATCCTATTTTTAGATTTCTTATAGTTAGATTTTATATACTAATTTCTTTTGAAATCTGTGAAGTTCGTTAAATTTTTAGATTAATTATTTGTCACTTAATCTAATTATTTTGGATTATTTTTAATATGTGGGTGTGATGGGATAATAATTATAATTCGCACTTTTCGAGTTCTTAAGAATTTCATCTCATAAATGTTAATATCATCTACTTACAAAAAGTAATTAAAATCTCGATAAATATAAAGATTGAATAATAATTTTCAAATCTTTTATAATGCTGAGGTGTAGATAAATTGTTTGATTATATTGTAATTGGAGCGGGACTAGCGGGTTCAGTTATTGCAGAAAGAATAGCCAATGTATTGGACAAAAAAGTACTGGTTATAGAAAAAAGGAATCATATAGGTGGTAACTGCTATGATTTCTATGATGGAAATGGAATATTAGTGCATAAATATGGGCCTCACATTTTTCATACTAATGATACAAATGTTTGGAGATATCTGTCAAAATTTACAGAATGGCATGATTATGAGCATAGAGTATTAGGGTTTGTAGATGAGAAAAAGGTGCCGATACCTTTTAATTTAAACTCATTACATGTACTTTTTTCAAATTATTTTGCAGACAATTTGAAGAACAAGTTGATCAATCAATTTGGTTATGGTGCAAAAATTTCGATATTGAAACTTAAAAAATCCCCTGATAAGGATTTGAAGTTTCTTGCTGATTTTGTTTATGATAAAATATTTCTTAACTACACAAAAAAACAATGGGGGATGAAACCTGAAGATTTAGATCCTTCTGTCACTGAAAGAGTACCCATATTTGTTTCTTATGATAACCGTTATTTTCAAGACATATTTCAGGGTGTACCTCAAGAAGGTTATCACCTAATGTTCGAAAGAATGTTGAATCATTCTAATATAATTTTAAAGCTTAATACGGATTCTAAGAATCTTTTAAAAATAAAAGATGGAAATATTTATATAAGAGGCACTGAATTCAAAGGTTTATTAGTTTTCACAGGTAGAATTGACGAACTTTTCGATAAGGAATTTGGTCCATTACCTTATAGGTCTCTGAATTTTGAATTTGAAAATATTCAGCAGAAATTTTACCAGGAAGTTGGAACAGTTAATTATCCTAATGATTTCAATTTTACTAGAATCACAGAGTTCAAACACATCACTGGCCAAAAAAAGCCAGATACTACAATTGTCAAAGAATATCCAAAGTTTTGTGACAATGAACAGGACATACCTTATTATCCTATTCCTAAATCTGAATACGAAAAACTTTATAAAAAATATGCTAAAAGAGCACAAGATGTAAGAAATTTAATTTTGGTAGGTAGGTTAGCTGAATTCAAATATTTCAATATGGATATTGTTGTTCAAAGGGCATTAAGAATTTTTGAGGAGAAAATTAAATGAAAATATCATATTTATTATTGGGCTGGGGAAATAAAGGTGGTTCTATCGTTCTTTATAATTTTATGGATAATTTAGTAAGACGAGGGCATGAAGTTCATGCTGTCTTTCCTGATAAAAATATCAAATGGGAAGTTGGGATTTGGAGATATAAGTTGGGAACTGAATCTGAAAATAATAATTTTTTAAACTTTTTTAAAAAAAATCTTTTTAATATTATTCCCAATAGTATTTTGGAATATTATAAAAGTATTATAGATAAGAGAAACTTAAATGGCCTTATAGATAATTGGCAAACTTCTGATATCACTGTAGCCACATTTTATCTTACTGCATATGCTGCTTATTACTTATCAGATAGAACTGTACCTTTGTACCATATGCAGCATTTTGAAGAATTATTTGTTTCTGATAAAAAAAATCGCTTGATCGCGAGAAATACATACTATCTTCCTTTAATAAAAATTGCAAATTCAAGTTGGCTTAAAAAGATAATGAAAGAAAAATTCAATAAAGAAGCATATTTAGTGAAACCTGGTATCGATTTAAAGATTTTTAAACCATATGAAAACCCTCAGAATAAGTATGTCTATAAAAATGAGTGGAGAATTTTAAGTTATTTGGATGAAAAAAGGGAATGGAAAGGTTTTAATGATGCTGTAAAAGCAGTTAAAATTGCTCGAGAATATCTTCAGGAAAAGGGCATAAAATTGAGATGGGAAGTATTTGGGATTGATCCTCCTTCTAAAAAATATGAAACAGATTTTAAATATATTGGTGCAATTTTTAATAAAGATTTAGCTTATTTATATTCAAAAACAGATATAGTATTGCTTACATCGTGGTACGAAAGTTTTCCACTTCCACCAATAGAGGCTATGGCTTGTGGGAGTTTAATTATTACAACAAGTTTTGGGACTGAAGATTATGTTATTGATTATCAAAACGGATTGGTAACAATGCCTCGAAAAATTCTGGATATAGCCAACAAAATTATCTATGCAATAGAAAATCCCAATGAATCCTTAAAAATGGTTAAAAATGGTTTAAAAACAGCTGAAGAATACGATTGGGAAAGTTGTACGGATGTTTTGGAAAAAGTTTTGACACAATCAATTGAGAACTATTCTTTTGATCAGTTTAAATTTTTTGACTTACTTAGTGAAGGGAAATTGAACCAATTAGAAACTTAATTAAAATTTATTACAATCGGGAAGGAATAATGATTTCAATTATTACTGTTTATAATAATAGAACTTTGCTTGAAAAATGCCTTTTAAAGAGTTTAGATTCTCAGACAGCTAATTATGAATTAGTTTTATTAGATAACAAGCATAAAAATTTTAATTCAGCTGCAGAAGCCCTTAATTATGGTGGAAACAAATCCAAAGGTGATTATCTGATGTTCATTCATCAAGATTACGATTTGGAGTCTGACACATGGTTAGCTGATGCGGAAGAGATTATCAAAAATCTTGAAAATGTGGGAATAGTTGGGCTAGCAGGTAAATATGATAGAAATATGATTTCAAACATTACTACTGGGCATCCACCAGAATTGGCAGGTCCAATTCAAATAGAAGAACCTGTAAAAGTTCAAACACTGGATGAATGTCTATTTATCATTCCCAAAAAAATATTCGAAGAAATTAAGTTTGATGAAGAGGTTTGTGACGATTGGCATTTATATGCTGTAGATTACTGTTTAAGTGTTAAAAAAGCTGGTTATGATGTTTATGTGATTCCTTTGGGAGGTTACCATGCATCGCCGGGCTATTCCTTCACTCCGGAAGGATATTATTCAACTCTGAAGAAACTCGTCCAAAAATATAAGGGCGACTACAAATGGATATACACTTCAACTGGGAGTTGGAGTACAGTTTACCCTTTATTTTTGCAGATTGCATACCAAAAACTCTATTATTGGTTGGGATTAGGAAAATAGTCAAAATAAATCATTTTTATATGATTTCGTCAAATTTGAGCATATATTCGCAGTCCATTTATTTTACCATTAGTAATTTCATTATAATTTAAAAATCGAACATTGCTGGAATCACCCCAAACAAAGTAGTAGGTAATATTACTGGCCAACAATTCTTTCTCTAATTCTGCAGAGTTATTAACATTCCTGGGAAGTCCGTAGTATTGGCTATTCAAATAATAAGAAATCTGCAAGGTTTTTTCCCAATTACCATTGGATGCAATATTCCCGTGAATACCAAAATCACTCTGCAATGTTTGACTTAAAGAGTAGATACCATCATCAGTGTGGGGATACACAAACAATTCATAGGCTGGACTTAACATGAATGAAAACACCAAAATTATTAGAAGAACATTTCTTAATCTTGAATCGATTTTTTCAGTTTCGTAAAGAATTTTTGTCAAATAGAAACCATTTAACATTATCAGGATAATAACAGGCCATAAGAAACGTTCTTGAATGAATATTAAACAGTATCCCGCAGAATAAATCGCAATAGTAATTAATATGTATGTTAAT contains:
- a CDS encoding family 2 glycosyl transferase yields the protein MISIITVYNNRTLLEKCLLKSLDSQTANYELVLLDNKHKNFNSAAEALNYGGNKSKGDYLMFIHQDYDLESDTWLADAEEIIKNLENVGIVGLAGKYDRNMISNITTGHPPELAGPIQIEEPVKVQTLDECLFIIPKKIFEEIKFDEEVCDDWHLYAVDYCLSVKKAGYDVYVIPLGGYHASPGYSFTPEGYYSTLKKLVQKYKGDYKWIYTSTGSWSTVYPLFLQIAYQKLYYWLGLGK
- a CDS encoding glycosyltransferase family 4 protein, which encodes MKISYLLLGWGNKGGSIVLYNFMDNLVRRGHEVHAVFPDKNIKWEVGIWRYKLGTESENNNFLNFFKKNLFNIIPNSILEYYKSIIDKRNLNGLIDNWQTSDITVATFYLTAYAAYYLSDRTVPLYHMQHFEELFVSDKKNRLIARNTYYLPLIKIANSSWLKKIMKEKFNKEAYLVKPGIDLKIFKPYENPQNKYVYKNEWRILSYLDEKREWKGFNDAVKAVKIAREYLQEKGIKLRWEVFGIDPPSKKYETDFKYIGAIFNKDLAYLYSKTDIVLLTSWYESFPLPPIEAMACGSLIITTSFGTEDYVIDYQNGLVTMPRKILDIANKIIYAIENPNESLKMVKNGLKTAEEYDWESCTDVLEKVLTQSIENYSFDQFKFFDLLSEGKLNQLET